From the genome of Thermococcus chitonophagus, one region includes:
- a CDS encoding ATP-binding protein, which yields MIKFVDREEELKALRERLKSEKFELIIIYGRRRVGKTRLIIEAIRDTPHLYYLATEGDNLRYFKAIAERAFPHIKYIKEDWEALLHALKDKVIVIDEFPNLIKENPGIISTFQRAIDMELQNSKTKLILLGSSVSMIKEKVLSYKSPLYGRRTASLRLRPLSFFSLRDFFPEADTRELVEVYGLTDGIPYYIAQVKLPFWEWLDEEIKSPLTFFRDEVDFLLKYEFSEPTKYRRILEAIAFGKTTLKEIKDFSGLKHSDITPYLRNLIETDLVKREVPITERPTSKKGRYSLADNFLAFWFRFIGPNLSRIEEGTFSAEEIKESYDDYLGQVFEKVARQFLLRINKQEKPPFKFTRIGKWWHKGEEIDLIALNDKEKKALFVEVKWKDLNLREAKGIIKDLKRKSELTGIKYEKHYGIIARKIKGKERLELAWDLEDF from the coding sequence ATTATCAAATTTGTCGATAGGGAGGAAGAGCTGAAGGCCTTAAGGGAGAGGCTAAAGAGCGAGAAGTTTGAGCTCATAATAATTTACGGGCGGAGAAGGGTTGGCAAGACAAGACTTATCATCGAGGCTATAAGAGATACACCTCACCTTTATTACTTAGCAACCGAAGGCGACAATCTGAGGTACTTCAAGGCAATAGCAGAGAGAGCATTTCCCCACATTAAGTACATCAAGGAAGACTGGGAAGCGCTTCTTCATGCCCTTAAAGACAAGGTTATAGTGATAGATGAATTTCCAAACCTAATAAAGGAAAACCCAGGAATAATCTCGACATTCCAGAGGGCGATTGATATGGAGCTTCAAAATTCTAAGACGAAGCTGATCCTTCTAGGCTCATCAGTGAGCATGATCAAAGAGAAAGTGCTGAGCTATAAAAGTCCCCTCTACGGGAGAAGAACTGCGTCGCTGAGGCTAAGACCTCTAAGCTTTTTCTCCCTTCGAGACTTCTTCCCAGAAGCAGACACTAGAGAGCTCGTTGAAGTGTACGGACTAACCGATGGAATTCCATACTATATAGCCCAGGTCAAACTGCCTTTCTGGGAATGGCTCGACGAGGAGATAAAAAGCCCCCTAACCTTTTTCAGGGACGAAGTTGATTTCCTCCTTAAATACGAGTTCTCGGAACCAACAAAGTACAGGAGGATCTTGGAGGCAATAGCCTTTGGAAAAACAACTCTCAAAGAGATAAAAGACTTTTCCGGTCTGAAACATTCTGATATAACCCCGTATTTAAGGAATCTCATCGAGACGGACCTCGTTAAGAGAGAAGTTCCGATAACGGAAAGACCGACATCAAAGAAGGGCCGGTACTCTCTAGCTGACAACTTCCTCGCGTTCTGGTTCAGGTTCATAGGGCCGAACCTCTCGAGAATAGAGGAAGGCACCTTCAGCGCTGAGGAAATCAAGGAGAGCTATGATGATTACTTAGGCCAAGTTTTTGAGAAAGTAGCGAGACAGTTCCTCCTAAGAATAAATAAGCAGGAGAAGCCACCCTTTAAATTCACGAGAATTGGGAAGTGGTGGCATAAGGGGGAAGAGATAGACCTAATAGCTCTAAACGATAAGGAGAAGAAAGCTCTATTTGTAGAGGTTAAGTGGAAGGATCTAAACTTGAGAGAGGCTAAGGGCATAATTAAGGATCTCAAGAGGAAAAGCGAGCTTACGGGAATTAAATATGAAAAACACTACGGAATCATCGCGAGGAAAATTAAAGGAAAAGAAAGGCTTGAGCTTGCCTGGGATCTTGAGGATTTTTAA